The following are from one region of the Hymenobacter radiodurans genome:
- a CDS encoding Fur family transcriptional regulator, translating to MSAADSATALLAQHGLRQTPVRRAVLRAFLAKTYAQSSHDLEQGLDANTDRITLYRTLKTFEEKGVIHRVIDNTDILRYALCSRECARHAHTDDHVHFKCSACLHTYCLNQVAIPAVALPGAFRQHRANT from the coding sequence ATGTCCGCTGCCGATTCTGCTACTGCCTTGCTCGCCCAACACGGACTGCGCCAAACGCCCGTGCGGCGGGCTGTATTGCGGGCGTTCTTGGCCAAAACCTACGCCCAATCCAGTCATGATCTGGAGCAAGGCCTAGATGCCAACACCGATCGTATTACCTTGTATCGAACCCTGAAAACCTTCGAGGAAAAAGGGGTAATTCATCGCGTTATCGACAACACTGATATTCTGCGCTATGCACTTTGCTCGCGCGAATGCGCCCGCCACGCCCACACCGATGATCATGTGCACTTTAAGTGCTCCGCCTGCTTGCACACGTATTGCCTCAACCAAGTGGCTATTCCGGCTGTAGCGCTGCCGGGGGCTTTCAGGCAACATCGCGCGAATACCTGA
- a CDS encoding fasciclin domain-containing protein — translation MKKKLIILSAFALVGTTGIATAQTMTTAPAATATSTQKDLAASAALSTEHTTLLTALKAAGLAEQAKAKGPFTVFAPDNAAFEKLPAGTVDNLLKPANKKQLTKILTYHVVPGNVMAADLKDGQTIKTVQGESLTVSLQGGTVTIRDAKGGTATVTTPDIKATNGTVHSIDAVLMPAK, via the coding sequence ATGAAAAAGAAACTCATCATCCTCAGCGCATTTGCTCTTGTAGGCACTACCGGCATCGCCACCGCCCAGACCATGACAACGGCCCCTGCCGCCACGGCTACTTCAACCCAAAAAGATTTAGCTGCCAGTGCCGCTTTATCAACTGAGCATACTACTTTATTAACTGCGCTGAAGGCTGCGGGCTTAGCTGAACAAGCGAAAGCCAAAGGACCATTTACTGTATTTGCCCCCGATAATGCGGCCTTCGAAAAGCTGCCGGCTGGAACAGTAGATAACCTGCTGAAGCCTGCGAACAAAAAGCAGCTCACTAAAATCCTGACCTATCACGTAGTGCCCGGCAATGTAATGGCGGCGGACCTGAAAGATGGTCAAACAATCAAAACGGTTCAGGGTGAATCGCTTACCGTGAGTCTGCAAGGCGGCACTGTTACTATTCGCGATGCGAAGGGCGGCACTGCTACCGTGACAACTCCCGATATCAAGGCTACCAACGGAACTGTGCACTCCATTGATGCGGTTTTGATGCCCGCCAAATAA
- a CDS encoding SDR family NAD(P)-dependent oxidoreductase, with protein MSKRFENKVCIVTGATSGIGRAVAVQLGREGGCVVVLGRTTEEGREVVSEIKAAGGEALFIRTDVGKDAHLQAAVRKTLARWHRVDVLINNAAEMTYVPLVDLPPKDWDALMNVNMRALFRLCQLCLPHMKHGSIVTVSSVHAHQTTANVVPYATSKGAMEAFVRGLSQEIKHTQARINAVAPGAVDTPMLWDNPNVKSGREKITGQVGSPEELAAAICFLAAAESSFINGTTLVADGGRLAAL; from the coding sequence ATGTCCAAACGGTTCGAAAACAAAGTATGCATCGTTACCGGAGCCACCTCAGGTATTGGTCGGGCGGTGGCTGTGCAACTCGGGCGCGAGGGCGGCTGCGTAGTAGTGCTGGGGCGTACTACTGAGGAGGGACGCGAAGTGGTGAGCGAAATCAAAGCGGCCGGTGGCGAGGCACTTTTTATTCGGACGGATGTGGGCAAAGACGCTCACCTCCAAGCCGCCGTTCGCAAAACCCTGGCGCGCTGGCACAGAGTAGATGTGCTCATTAATAATGCCGCCGAAATGACCTATGTGCCTTTGGTAGATTTGCCCCCCAAGGACTGGGATGCCCTCATGAATGTAAATATGCGGGCCCTGTTTCGGCTTTGTCAGCTCTGTCTGCCGCACATGAAGCACGGTAGCATTGTGACAGTCAGCTCCGTGCACGCTCACCAGACAACGGCTAATGTAGTGCCTTACGCTACCAGCAAGGGCGCGATGGAAGCATTTGTACGCGGCCTCAGTCAGGAAATTAAGCATACCCAAGCTCGCATCAATGCCGTAGCGCCCGGCGCAGTAGATACCCCCATGCTCTGGGACAACCCGAATGTGAAAAGTGGCCGCGAGAAGATAACCGGCCAAGTAGGTAGCCCCGAAGAATTGGCAGCGGCCATCTGCTTTCTGGCCGCCGCTGAGTCCAGCTTCATCAATGGTACGACCTTGGTTGCGGACGGCGGCCGACTTGCTGCGCTATAA